The Lytechinus pictus isolate F3 Inbred chromosome 15, Lp3.0, whole genome shotgun sequence genome contains a region encoding:
- the LOC129277829 gene encoding uncharacterized protein LOC129277829, whose translation MEPGNERSQDKDLTQHIPFDPYEEKLEKVFQVVKQRETRPKLIVISGLPGIGKAPFAVELAKRLQRNDSTNTIMIPVSKGASHQDVVRDITGKVLGIENLDFTVSHCLRELQKLKDKTEETIILIFGVTNAAEDELPKILSVAEDLVVFPNVTILMTSGKDFQFPRLRDTFFPYVLQPPSEAEARRYLEPFAPHLPIENYPEPFVPVLPFRVVDILKKCGQHPKLLARFADLLNSNVQISAIWDLVEENPLSILPTAEALTLTGKFGNAVIRKVKSLADKEALNALAEVDGPFDQEAFCAITGKDASQRGLAVRSIRPLLSDHLLSTADARSGRSFSMNELMKYTLNETCRERLAQSQNRFCVLYAQLFQRMTPLMHSYQPENLPLFQADFANLQKLLEMATFATSEDFMYELIMDIAHNSQEIIYDFFQKTVVVSFYESCVRAARQRSDERRLAYLLIALSHAIMMLHNKFDQVEGYLAESKEILERIGEMNSLDTVRLHMERGWYYYKCGKHQEALRSYKEAKRILLHIIAGDDGQEENLNPKYLLEKATSLDKGSLHLWVLSSVNTNIATIYTCLGNFESSASSFKQNLHLQNTLWTERHPHSALTHHKLGLMYLLSKDFANAYKYGSKGLSLRMFLSKGASHTTIQSLSMVAMAILDHSGDWKCSLTLLQEAIEMRKELGPTHPDMGLLHHSVGNVYRFCKNPKDARRHYQQAADIRQASYGIGPNFCTIESLDALADVSLELGEVNEALEVHKKCLRMCQQHLPKDTERHLVEDGRGIDLVRTTCRKISLIHEGMDETDQAKVWKDASEAEGTLFLIPEEYLPP comes from the exons ATGGAACCTGGAAATGAGAGATCCCAGGACAAGGACTTGACTCAACATATTCCATTCGATCCCTATGAGGAGAAGTTGGAGAAAGTTTTTCAAGTAGTCAAACAAAGGGAGACCAGACCAAAACTCATTGTTATTTCTGGACTGCCAGGCATTGGTAAAGCACCGTTTGCTGTGGAGCTAGCAAAGAGACTTCAAAGAAATGATTCAACAAACACTATCATGATCCCTGTTTCTAAAGGGGCTTCTCACCAAGATGTTGTTAGAGATATCACAGGCAAGGTTTTAGGGATTGAGAATTTGGATTTCACTGTGTCACACTGTTTGCGAGAACTACAGAAACTTAAGGATAAAACAGAAGAGACGATTATTCTCATTTTCGGTGTTACCAACGCTGCAGAAGATGAGTTACCGAAGATTCTCAGTGTGGCAGAAGATCTGGTGGTCTTTCCCAATGTGACCATTTTGATGACCAGTGGAAAGGATTTCCAATTTCCCAGACTCCGTGATACATTCTTCCCATATGTTTTACAGCCACCAAGTGAAGCAGAAGCAAGGCGGTACCTTGAACCATTTGCTCCACACTTGCCCATTGAGAATTATCCAGAACCCTTTGTACCTGTGCTGCCTTTCAGGGTTGTTGACATCCTGAAGAAATGTGGACAGCATCCCAAACTGTTAGCCAGATTTGCTGACTTGTTGAATAGCAATGTTCAAATTTCTGCCATCTGGGATTTAGTGGAAGAGAACCCTCTGTCCATATTACCAACGGCTGAAGCTTTAACCTTAACTGGGAAATTTGGAAATGCTGTAATCAGAAAAGTGAAGTCTCTTGCTGACAAAGAGGCTTTGAATGCACTTGCTGAGGTGGATGGTCCTTTTGATCAGGAAGCATTTTGCGCAATAACAGGAAAGGACGCATCGCAGAGAGGTCTTGCAGTTCGCAGCATCCGGCCCTTGCTCTCAGACCACCTCCTTTCAACTGCCGATGCCAGAAGTGGCAGGTCATTCTCCATGAACGAACTGATGAAATACACCTTGAATGAGACATGCCGGGAAAGGCTGGCCCAGAGTCAAAATCGTTTCTGCGTATTATATGCCCAACTTTTCCAAAGAATGACACCACTCATGCACAGCTATCAACCTGAAAACCTGCCATTGTTCCAGGCAGATTTTGCCAATCTGCAGAAACTGCTTGAAATGGCCACCTTTGCGACCTCAGAAGACTTCATGTACGAGCTGATTATGGACATTGCCCACAACTCCCAAGAGATAAtctatgatttttttcagaAGACAGTAGTGGTGTCTTTCTACGAGAGCTGTGTCCGAGCAGCACGGCAGAGAAGCGACGAACGTCGGCTCGCTTACTTGCTCATTGCTTTGTCACATGCTATCATGATGCTTCACAATAAGTTCGACCAAGTTGAAGGATACCTTGCCGAGTCTAAGGAAATCTTAGAAAGGATTGGTGAGATGAACTCCCTAGACACAGTAAGACTTCATATGGAAAGGGGCTGGTATTACTATAAGTGTGGCAAGCATCAAGAGGCTTTGAG ATCTTACAAGGAAGCAAAAAGGATTCTCCTTCATATCATTGCTGGCGATGACGGACAGGAGGAAAATCTCAATCCTAAGTATCTCCTAGAAAAGGCCACAAGTTTAGATAAAGGAAGCCTTCATCTGTGGGTTTTATCGTCAGTCAATACCAACATTGCTACCATATATACATGCCTTG GCAATTTTGAGTCTTCTGCCAGCAGCTTCAAGCAAAACCTTCATCTCCAGAATACACTGTGGACCGAACGACATCCGCACTCAGCATTGACCCATCACAAGCTAGGTCTGATGTACCTACTCAGTAAGGACTTTGCCAATGCATACAA GTATGGTTCTAAGGGACTCAGCCTGAGGATGTTCTTGTCAAAAGGGGCCTCCCACACAACCATACAGTCTCTTAGCATGGTTGCTATGGCGATACTAGATCACAGCGGAGACTGGAAGTGTAGCCTGACATTGCTCCAAGAAGCCATAGAGATGAGAAAAGAGCTCGGACCAACCCACCCAGACATGGGCCTTCTCCATCACAGCGTAGGTAATGTCTATCGCTTCTGCAAGAATCCCAAGGATGCCCGAAGGCACTACCAGCAGGCTGCGGACATCCGCCAGGCATCATACGGCATCGGACCGAACTTCTGCACCATTGAATCGCTGGATGCCTTGGCTGATGTGTCCTTGGAGCTTGGTGAAGTGAACGAGGCACTGGAAGTGCACAAGAAGTGCTTGAGGATGTGTCAGCAGCATCTGCCGAAGGATACTGAAAGACACCTGGTCGAAGATGGCCGAGGAATCGATTTGGTGAGGACAACCTGTCGAAAGATCAGCCTCATCCATGAAGGAATGGATGAAACGGATCAAGCTAAAGTATGGAAGGATGCTTCTGAAGCTGAAGGAACTCTCTTCTTGATTCCTGAAGAGTATCTACCACCTTGA